The nucleotide window GATGTTCTTGCTGCCCAGCTCCAGCGACATGTAGCGCACCACCGACTCCAGCGCCGCCTTCACCGGGCCCATGAGGCCGTAGTGCGGCACCACCTCGCCCGAGCCCAGGTAGGTCATGGCCAGCATGGCGCCGCCATCGGGCATGTGCGGCGCGCACAGCTTGCCCAGTTCGGCGAACGAGTGGCACGACACGCTGACGGCGCGCGCGAAGCCGTCGCGCGAGCTGTCCACCACGTCGCCGTGCAGGTCCTGCAGCGGCGCCCAGGCGATGGAGTGGATCACGAAGTCGAGCTTGCCGAACTTCTGCACGGCATGCTGGACGATGGCCTCCAGCTCGCCGTCGGCCTCCACGTCGCAGTTCACCAGGTCGATGCCCAGGGGCTGCGTGTGCGGCTCGACGAACTTGCGCGCCTTTTCGTTCAGGCACGACGCGACCACTTCGGCGCCCATGGCGCGCATCAGGCGGGCGCAGCCGAAGGCGATGCTGCTGTCGTTGGCGATGCCGAGGATCAGGCCTTTTTTGCCGGCCAGGCTGAACAGGTTGGTGGAGTTCATGTGTTTCCTAGAAAAACCATCGATTGCCAGCGCACAGGCCGCGCGGAACCGGCTCCATCCCTGTCGGCGAACGCCGCGCAAGGGCCGGGGCCGGCCACACTGCCACGCCGCGCTGGCGGCGCTCCTCGCCCCGCAGCACGCCGCGGGAGAGGGTGGAAGCGGCAGAGCCGCTCGGCGGGGTGTCTCAAGCCCTCAGTCTTCTATACCGTCAAAAAACGGGCGCAGGTTCATGCCCGGCGCCTCGGCCGGGAAACCCTTGCACAGCAGCCGGTCGTTGGCGCTGAGCAGGATGTCGCGCGCGGCCTGCGGGCCGACGTCGACGTTGTAGGCGAGCTGCTCGAACGCGTGGTAGCGCAGCACCAGCAGGGCGCGCAGCTCCTCGCGCATGCGCGCCTCGCGGCCCTGGTCGCGCGCGCCGTCGCACTGCAGCGCGGCCTCGATGTCCGAGGGCGTGCGCAACGGCACGCCCAGGGCCTGGGCCAGCATGGTGATGCGCGCGCCCATGGTCTCGAACTGCTTCACGAAGTGCCGCAGGTGCCGCTCGATGACGTCGCGCTCGCTGGTGTGCTTAATCGGCATAGCGCGTCATCACGTAGGTGCCGGGGGCGTCGCACACCGCATGTTCGGCCGGAATGGCCTTGGCGGCCACCGGCTTGCCCGAGCGCTCGGTGACCCAGGCGTGCATCGCCTCCCACCAAGAGCCCTGCTGCACCGGCGCCTGGGCCTTCCAGTCGTCGGGGTCGATCCAGCCGGTGTTGTCCTCCACGCTGGCGATCTGGTAGCTGCGGCGCGGACGGCCGGGCTCGCTGACGATGCCCGCGTTGTGCCCGCCCTCGGCCAGCACGAAGGTGACGTGCGTGTCGGTCTGCAGGTGGATCTTGTAGACCGACTTCCACGGCGACACGTGGTCGCGCGTGGTGGCCACGACCATCATCGGCGCGTTGATGTCCATCAGCGCCACGGTGGCCCCGGCGAAGCGGTACTGGCCTGCGGCCAGCGCGTTGTTGAGGAACAGCGAGGCCAGGTATTCCGAATGCATGCGCGCGGGCAGGCGCGTGGTGTCGGCATTCCAGCTCATCAGGTCGAAGCTGGCGTCGTCCTCGCCCAGCAGGTAGCGGCGCGTGTTGCGCCCCCACAGCAGGCCGCGCGAGGCCAGGTAGACGAACGAGCCGCCCATCTGCTTGCCCGAGAGGTAGCCGCGCTCGTTCATGGTCTGGCGCAGCGTGGCGAGCTGGTCTTCGTCGATGAACACGCCCAGCTCGCCGGGCTCGGTGAAGTCGGTCTGCGCCGCCAGCAGGATGACCGAGGCCAGCTCGGGCATGTCGGCCGGGATCAGCGCCTGTTCCTTGGCCGTGCGCTCGGCCTTCTTCTTGCGCGCCAGCCGGCCCAGCGCAGCAGCGGCGATGGCCAGGAAGGTGCCACCCAGGCAGTAGCCCACGGTGTGCAGGCGCTCGGCGCCGGTGCGCTCCTTGCACGCGGCCATGGCGGCGAGCACGCCGGTGCTCAGGTAGTCCTGCATCTTCAGGTCGCGGTCGGACGCGTCGGGGTTGCGCCACGAGATGATGAACACCGTGTGGCCCTTGTCCACCAGGTACTTGACCATGGAGTTGTGCGGCGACAGGTCCAGGATGTAGTACTTCATGATGCACGAAGGCACGATGAGCACCGGCTCAGGCAGCACCTTGTCGGTGGACGGGCTGTACTGGATCAGCTCGATCAGGTGGTTGCGGAACACCACCTTGCCCGGCGTCACGGCCACATCCTTGCCCACGGCGTATTCGAGCGGCGCCAACGATTCGGCGGGGGTGTCGGCGTTGGCGCCCAGGTACTCGCGGAAGTCCTGCAGGAAGAACTTGAAGCCCTCCTGCAGCGAACGGCCCTGGGTCTCGCGGGCCACGCGCAGCACTTCGGGGTTGGTGACGGCCCAGTTGGACGGCGACAGCGCATCGAGCGCCTGCCCCGTGAAGAAGTCCACCATGTGCTGGTGGTGGCGCGACACGCCGCCGCCCTGGTGCGCCACTTCACGCCACCAGGCGTCGGTGGCCTTGAAGCCTTCCTTGACGGCGCTGTAGGGCCACTGGCTCCAGCCGGCGTCGGCGAAGCGGCCATCCTTCTCGGGCGTGCCCTCCTCGGGCGTCACGCCGGTATTGCGCCAGGCCTGCAGCGACAGCTCCAGCGCACGCTGCGCCAGCTGCGTCTGGCGGCCCGGCGAGGCCAGCATGTGCAGGGCCCAGTCGGCATGGGCCAGGGCCAGGGCGATCGGCGACAGGCCGCTGAAGGCGCGCGCCATCTGCGCTTGCACCGACTCGTCGAGCGCGCGTGCGGCAGCGCGCTGGCGTTCCTGGAAATACTCAGATCCGGACGAGGTTTCCGTGGCCATGACCAACTCCTTGATGTAACAAAAACAACAATTGACGGCATTGTGATGACTTCCATCAAGAATTCACTTGATTGATGTCAAAACGGCAGTCCATGCTCTATAAATCCCTTTGAACGGATATGAAATTATACATACATGCATGAATGTATATTTCTGTAGCCCCATTCTGGGTTCACAATATAAAAAACCCCACCCCGGGGACGGTCACCCGCGCGTCACCGGCCGCACTGCCGGCAAGGGAACGATCCCCTGCGAGGGCCCCTATCACATGCTGGAATGAATGTAATCATTCTTTACAGACAGTAACTGACCCATAGCAACCAACCCTTTCACTCCACCATGACCTTCTCCTGGAACCAGCTGCGGATCACCCAGCGCTTCATCGTCGTCCTGTGCGCTTTCGTGCTGTCGGTCGTGGCCGTGGCCGCCACCGGCCTGTGGGGACTGTCCTCGGCACGCGACAGCCTAAAGTCCTTGCATGACGAAGCGATGGCGCGCTCCCTGCTGGCCAGCCAGTCGATCGAGCGCACGCTGCAAAACCGCATGCAGGTGCTGCTGGCCTTCCAGCACGCCCCCGCGGGCGGCCTGGCCAGCATCCACGACCATCCGGCCACCATGCACCTGGAGGCCATCGCCGCCAACCAGAGCGCCAGCAACGCGCTGCACAAGACCATGGAGCAAGGCATGGCCGACCCGCGCGAGCGCGCGCTGTACGACGCCGCCATGGAAGCGCGCAAGCCCTGGCGCGCGGAGCTGGAGAAGGCCGTGCAGGCCATCCGCAAGGAAGACTACGCTGCCGAGACCATGGCCGCCTTCCTGGCCGCGGGCCGCAAGGAGGGCGAGGCCGTGGTGAAGACCATGGACGCCCTGCGCAACTACCAGGTGGAGCATGCCAACGCCGCCTACCAGGCTGCGCAAAAGCGCTACGAGCTGGCGCTGTGGATCTTCGTGCTGGCCGCCGCGCTGTTGGTGCTGCCCTCGGTGCTGCTGGCCCTGGCGCTGCTGGTGCGGCTGAAGAATGGCTTCATGGCGGCCAACACCGCCGCCGCACACATCGCCGCGAGCGACCTCACGCACGACATCGCCTGCCAGGGCAGCGACGAGATCGGCCACCTGTGCGCGGAGATGGAAACCATGCGCAGCCACCTGGCCGAGGTGGTGGGCCACGTCAAGGCCGGCACCAGCGCCATCGCCGGCGCCTCCACGCAGGTGGCGGCGGGCGCGCTCGACCTGTCGTCGCGCACCGAGCAACAGGCCAGCGCGCTGGAGCAGACCGCCTCGGCCACCGAGCAGCTTTCGGGCACCGTGCAGCAGAACGCCGACAGCGCCGCCCAGGCCAACCAGCTCGCGGCGCAGGCCAAGGAGGTGGCGGCGCACGGCGGCGCCGTGGTCACCCAGGTGGTGCAGACCATGCAGGCCATCAACCAGTCGGCCGCGAAGATCGTGGACATCATCGGCGTGATCGACGGCATCGCCTTCCAGACCAACATCCTGGCGCTGAATGCCGCCGTGGAAGCGGCGCGCGCAGGCGAAGCCGGGCGGGGCTTCGCCGTGGTGGCCTCGGAAGTGCGGGCGCTGGCCGGGCGCAGCGCCGAGGCGGCGCGCGAAGTCAAGACGCTGATCACCGACTCCGTGGCCAAGACCCAGGCGGGCAATATCCAGGCGGCACAGGCGGGTACGGCCATGCAGGAGATCATGGACGGCATCCAGCGCGTGGCCGGCATCGTCGATGAAATCGCCCTGGCCAGCCGCGAGCAGGCCTCGGGCCTGTCGCAGATCAACCAGGCCGTGGCCCACCTCGACGGCGTGACGCAGCAGAACGCCGCCCTGGTGGAAGAGGCCTCGGCGGCATCCAGCGGGCTGCAGCAGCAGGCCCACGACCTGGCCGCGCTGGCAGGCACGTTCCGGCTGCCGCAGCAGGGCCTGCGCGCATCCGCCGCGCCTGCGCTGCCGCGTTGAGAGTTTGAATGAAATTAGTGCCGAAGCCTTATGCATAAAGCGCTGGCAGCTATTGTTTTCGTAGTTTGATACAGGGAGTCCCATGCTCGACAAGCACTACCTCACGCCCTTGTTCGCCCCCAGCTCCATCGTGGTGCTGGCGGGCCGCGCCGACGCGCCCGAGACGCTGACGCCGCAGGCCGCGGCGCTGCACGCCGCGCTGCGCGCGCAGCGCTACAGCGGCACGCTGGCCTTCCTCGACCTGCAGAACACCAGCGGCACGCTGCAGGACCTGAAGCAGACGCGCGCCGACCTCGCCGTGATCGCCCTGCCCCCGGCCGAGCAGGCGGCGGCGCTGGAGGTGGCGGGCCACCTGCACTGCCGCGCTGCGCTCATCGTGAGCAGCGGCATCGAGGCGCAGCAGGCCGCGCAGCTGCAGCGCATCGCGCGGCGCGAAGGCATCCACCTGCTCGGGCCGAACTCGCTGGGCATCCAGCGCCCGTCGCTGCAGCTCAACGCCAGCACCGCCGGCGCGCTGGCGCGCGAGGGCACGATGGCGCTGGTCAGCCAGTCGGGCGCGCTCACGGCGGCCACGCTCGACTGGGCCAACGGCAACGGCGTGGGCTTCTCCAGCGTGGTGTCGTTCGGGCCGCACGCCAGCATCGGCCTGACGGAAGCGCTCGACTTCCTGGCCAACGACCCGCACACGCACAGCATCGCCGTGTGCATGGAAGGCATCTGCAACGCGCGCCGCTTCATGAGCGCGCTGCGCTCGGCGGCCTACTCCAAGCCGGTGGTGGTGCTCAAGTCCGGGCGGCGCACCGCCGGCAGCGCGGCGGCGCTGACGCACAGCGCCACCATCGTCGGCAGCGACGACGTGTTCGACGCTGCGCTGCGCCGCGCCGGCGCGGTGCGCGTGCACTCGTTCGTGGAACTGTTCTCGGCCACCAAGTGCCTGGCCTCGCGCTACCGCCCCGTGGGGCGGCGCCTGGCCGTCATCACCAACGGCGGCGGCCCGGGCGTGCTGGCCGCCGATGCGGCCAACGACATCGGGCTGGAGCTGGGCGTGCTGTCCGAGGCCGGGCGCGCCGCGCTGGCGCCGCAGCTGCCGGCGCAGGCCACGCTGCAGGAGCTGTTCGACCTGTCGGAAGACGCCACGCCCGCGCAGTACCGCGCGGCCATCGACGCCGCGCTGGCCGAACGCCAGATCGCCGGCGTGCTGACCCTGTTCTCGCCCAAGCCCGGCAACGACGCCAGCGCCGTGGCCCAGGCCCTGGCCGACGCCAAGCGCCAGGCCGAGAAGCCGCTGCTGTCGTGCTGGCTCGGCGACGCCACCGTGGGCGAAGCGCGCGAGGTGCTGCGCGACGCCAGCATCCCCACCTTCCGCACGCCCGAGGCCGCCGTGGGCGCCTTCGGCAACATCGCCAACTACCACCAGAACCAGCAGTTGCTGCAGCAGACGCCGCCGTCGCTGGCCAACAGCCTGGCGCAGCCCGACATCGAGGGCGCGCGCCTGGTGATCGAGGGCGTGCTGGCCGAGCGCCGCAGCGTGCTCACCGAGATGGAGTCGAAGACGCTGCTGGCGGCCTTCCACATCCCAGTCACGCGCACGCTGCTGGCGCGCAGCGCCAACGAGGCCATGATGATCGCCACGCAGCTGGGCTTCCCGGTGGCGCTGAAGATCGACTCGCCCGACATCACGCACAAGTCCGACGTGGGCGGCGTGATGCTCAACGTACAGAACGCCACCGCCGCGCGCGATGCCTACGAGGCCATGGTGCAGCGCGTGGCGCGCGCCGCGCCGAACGCCCGCATCCACGGCGTCACGGTGCAGCCCATGGCGCGCGCCACGCGCGGGCGCGAGGTCTGCATCGGCCTGGTGCGCGACGACCCGTTCGGCCCCGTCATCACCTTCGGCGCGGGCGGCACCATGATCGAGCTGATCGGCGACCGCGCCATGGAGCTGCCGCCGCTGAACCAGTTCCTGGCGCGCCGCCTGATCGAGCGCTCGCGCGTGGCGCAGACCCTGGGCGAATGGCGCGGCGCCAACGCGGTGGACCACGCGGCGCTGGAGCAGGTGCTGCTGCGCGTGTCCGAGATGGCCTGCGCGCTGCCGCAGCTGCGCGAGATGGACATCAACCCGCTGATCGTGGACGAGCACGGCACGGTGGCGGTGGACGCG belongs to Acidovorax sp. YS12 and includes:
- a CDS encoding Tar ligand binding domain-containing protein; amino-acid sequence: MTFSWNQLRITQRFIVVLCAFVLSVVAVAATGLWGLSSARDSLKSLHDEAMARSLLASQSIERTLQNRMQVLLAFQHAPAGGLASIHDHPATMHLEAIAANQSASNALHKTMEQGMADPRERALYDAAMEARKPWRAELEKAVQAIRKEDYAAETMAAFLAAGRKEGEAVVKTMDALRNYQVEHANAAYQAAQKRYELALWIFVLAAALLVLPSVLLALALLVRLKNGFMAANTAAAHIAASDLTHDIACQGSDEIGHLCAEMETMRSHLAEVVGHVKAGTSAIAGASTQVAAGALDLSSRTEQQASALEQTASATEQLSGTVQQNADSAAQANQLAAQAKEVAAHGGAVVTQVVQTMQAINQSAAKIVDIIGVIDGIAFQTNILALNAAVEAARAGEAGRGFAVVASEVRALAGRSAEAAREVKTLITDSVAKTQAGNIQAAQAGTAMQEIMDGIQRVAGIVDEIALASREQASGLSQINQAVAHLDGVTQQNAALVEEASAASSGLQQQAHDLAALAGTFRLPQQGLRASAAPALPR
- the fabI gene encoding enoyl-ACP reductase FabI, which encodes MNSTNLFSLAGKKGLILGIANDSSIAFGCARLMRAMGAEVVASCLNEKARKFVEPHTQPLGIDLVNCDVEADGELEAIVQHAVQKFGKLDFVIHSIAWAPLQDLHGDVVDSSRDGFARAVSVSCHSFAELGKLCAPHMPDGGAMLAMTYLGSGEVVPHYGLMGPVKAALESVVRYMSLELGSKNIRVHAVSPGPILTRAASGIASFDELMATAQAKAPLQRLVKLEEIAQLSAFLCMAASSGMTGQTIYVDAGVHAMD
- a CDS encoding alpha/beta fold hydrolase produces the protein MATETSSGSEYFQERQRAAARALDESVQAQMARAFSGLSPIALALAHADWALHMLASPGRQTQLAQRALELSLQAWRNTGVTPEEGTPEKDGRFADAGWSQWPYSAVKEGFKATDAWWREVAHQGGGVSRHHQHMVDFFTGQALDALSPSNWAVTNPEVLRVARETQGRSLQEGFKFFLQDFREYLGANADTPAESLAPLEYAVGKDVAVTPGKVVFRNHLIELIQYSPSTDKVLPEPVLIVPSCIMKYYILDLSPHNSMVKYLVDKGHTVFIISWRNPDASDRDLKMQDYLSTGVLAAMAACKERTGAERLHTVGYCLGGTFLAIAAAALGRLARKKKAERTAKEQALIPADMPELASVILLAAQTDFTEPGELGVFIDEDQLATLRQTMNERGYLSGKQMGGSFVYLASRGLLWGRNTRRYLLGEDDASFDLMSWNADTTRLPARMHSEYLASLFLNNALAAGQYRFAGATVALMDINAPMMVVATTRDHVSPWKSVYKIHLQTDTHVTFVLAEGGHNAGIVSEPGRPRRSYQIASVEDNTGWIDPDDWKAQAPVQQGSWWEAMHAWVTERSGKPVAAKAIPAEHAVCDAPGTYVMTRYAD
- a CDS encoding bifunctional acetate--CoA ligase family protein/GNAT family N-acetyltransferase, translated to MLDKHYLTPLFAPSSIVVLAGRADAPETLTPQAAALHAALRAQRYSGTLAFLDLQNTSGTLQDLKQTRADLAVIALPPAEQAAALEVAGHLHCRAALIVSSGIEAQQAAQLQRIARREGIHLLGPNSLGIQRPSLQLNASTAGALAREGTMALVSQSGALTAATLDWANGNGVGFSSVVSFGPHASIGLTEALDFLANDPHTHSIAVCMEGICNARRFMSALRSAAYSKPVVVLKSGRRTAGSAAALTHSATIVGSDDVFDAALRRAGAVRVHSFVELFSATKCLASRYRPVGRRLAVITNGGGPGVLAADAANDIGLELGVLSEAGRAALAPQLPAQATLQELFDLSEDATPAQYRAAIDAALAERQIAGVLTLFSPKPGNDASAVAQALADAKRQAEKPLLSCWLGDATVGEAREVLRDASIPTFRTPEAAVGAFGNIANYHQNQQLLQQTPPSLANSLAQPDIEGARLVIEGVLAERRSVLTEMESKTLLAAFHIPVTRTLLARSANEAMMIATQLGFPVALKIDSPDITHKSDVGGVMLNVQNATAARDAYEAMVQRVARAAPNARIHGVTVQPMARATRGREVCIGLVRDDPFGPVITFGAGGTMIELIGDRAMELPPLNQFLARRLIERSRVAQTLGEWRGANAVDHAALEQVLLRVSEMACALPQLREMDINPLIVDEHGTVAVDARIVVTEIGQTTGTGHHGSYGHLAIMPYPERLEQTWPLRGGGEYLVRPIHPSDAQMIQRLVRELSPESRYMRFASRIAELPPSLLARFTLIDYDRDMALVAVHRERTTGEDGEVRTTERIVGVSRYAINPDPSSCEFALLVADDFASQGLGARLMYSIMDVARERGLAEIQGLVLVENAKMLKLMRRLGFDVRAYPEEPEFKLVVHAL